One window of the Allosaccharopolyspora coralli genome contains the following:
- the add gene encoding adenosine deaminase, with amino-acid sequence MTATTPPSFEDFLAALPKVELHVHLEGSMQPATLLALADKHRISDLQRSLAEIRSWYEFRDFDHFLEVYRQAVDVLRDDDDFALLAVEVIRALARQNVRYAEVNFSLSDHLKRGIPADVVFAGLERGREQVEAEHDITIRWVPDFAGDFGVAAGQATLEAVLAHGPASVLGFSVGGLEVEREPFGDLFSRARAHGLRSLPHAGETEGPDRVWSAIHALGADRIGHGIGSMRDPALVDYLREQQLPLDVSPTSNLCTRSVSSLEEHPLPYMLDAGLLVTLNSDDPPMFGTDLTGEYRTAARMGLDRATLAQLARNGVHAGFAVPARKTALVAEIGTTLAQHDAAAGPGNADVP; translated from the coding sequence ATGACCGCGACCACGCCCCCTTCGTTCGAAGACTTCCTCGCTGCGCTTCCCAAGGTCGAGCTGCACGTGCACCTGGAAGGGTCCATGCAGCCGGCCACGCTGCTGGCCCTGGCCGACAAGCACCGGATCAGCGACCTGCAACGCTCGCTGGCCGAGATCCGCTCCTGGTACGAGTTCCGCGACTTCGACCATTTCCTCGAGGTGTACCGGCAAGCGGTCGACGTGCTGCGGGACGACGACGACTTCGCGCTGCTGGCCGTCGAGGTTATCCGCGCCCTGGCGCGGCAGAACGTGCGCTACGCCGAGGTGAACTTCAGCCTCAGCGATCATCTCAAACGCGGTATCCCCGCCGATGTCGTCTTCGCCGGGCTCGAGCGAGGACGTGAGCAGGTCGAGGCCGAGCACGACATCACGATCCGATGGGTGCCGGACTTCGCAGGCGACTTCGGTGTCGCCGCCGGTCAGGCCACGCTGGAGGCGGTGCTGGCGCACGGGCCGGCCAGCGTGCTGGGCTTCAGCGTCGGCGGGCTGGAGGTCGAGCGCGAACCGTTCGGGGATCTCTTCTCCCGCGCCCGCGCGCACGGCTTGCGCAGCCTGCCGCACGCCGGCGAAACCGAAGGGCCCGACCGCGTGTGGTCGGCGATCCACGCCCTTGGTGCGGACCGCATCGGGCATGGGATCGGCAGCATGCGCGACCCGGCTCTGGTCGACTACCTGCGCGAGCAGCAGCTGCCTTTGGACGTGTCGCCGACCTCCAACCTGTGCACCCGCTCGGTGAGCTCGCTGGAGGAGCATCCGCTGCCGTACATGCTCGACGCCGGGCTGCTGGTCACCCTCAACTCCGACGACCCGCCGATGTTCGGCACCGACCTCACTGGCGAATACCGCACCGCAGCGCGGATGGGACTCGACCGCGCGACCCTGGCCCAGCTCGCCCGCAACGGCGTGCACGCCGGCTTTGCCGTACCAGCACGCAAAACCGCGCTCGTCGCCGAGATCGGCACCACCCTGGCCCAGCACGATGCAGCGGCGGGGCCAGGAAACGCTGACGTGCCATGA
- a CDS encoding amidohydrolase family protein: MLLIDLHRHLEGSLRPATVLDCARRDGHWLARHEYAESELTANGRLPGLLPYLDKIDNGIAAASRLADWQRIGREAVEDAAADGLDYLELRSDELWQSRSTHRTLTEGTHWTVVTTVARPCGEWRARAAVLLPGVRAVP, encoded by the coding sequence GTGTTGTTGATCGATCTGCACAGGCATCTTGAGGGCTCACTCCGTCCGGCAACTGTCCTGGACTGTGCGCGCCGAGACGGCCACTGGCTTGCCCGGCATGAGTACGCCGAGAGCGAGTTGACCGCCAACGGCCGGCTCCCTGGACTGCTTCCGTATCTTGACAAGATCGACAATGGGATTGCCGCCGCATCCCGGCTGGCCGATTGGCAACGCATCGGCCGAGAAGCCGTCGAGGACGCCGCCGCGGATGGGCTCGACTATCTGGAGCTGCGGTCCGACGAGCTATGGCAATCACGCAGCACGCACCGCACTTTGACGGAAGGCACGCACTGGACCGTTGTTACTACTGTTGCGAGGCCCTGCGGGGAATGGCGCGCACGAGCGGCGGTGCTGTTGCCAGGAGTGCGAGCAGTGCCATGA
- a CDS encoding TylF/MycF/NovP-related O-methyltransferase, with protein MASRRGVSMSSTTDHAKDAPPEGIGTESPDYVEDPIRGQRLYDDAFRRVFEFLYSNHIAGDILEFGTYKGFSAALLARLLRDFGNRPRFRVVPSRRLWCFDSFEAFPTSPSAVDHTSYEVTYTGTWAPGAGSPPPGTAAAVHEMLTGMLGSERARVITGFYEQTLPKSLPRDPIALVHLDCDLYASSRYALETVLTTCDVAEGCVLLCDDYNCNRADENFGQRRAIREVIDDGGQFTRTDFFSYGWNARAFILHRRKAGAL; from the coding sequence ATGGCCTCCCGGAGAGGTGTATCCATGTCATCGACAACGGATCACGCAAAGGACGCGCCGCCTGAGGGGATTGGCACAGAATCGCCGGACTACGTCGAGGATCCGATTCGTGGTCAGCGGCTCTACGATGACGCGTTTCGGCGGGTATTCGAGTTTTTGTACTCGAACCACATCGCCGGTGACATCCTCGAGTTCGGTACCTACAAGGGGTTCAGCGCAGCACTTCTGGCCCGGCTGCTGAGAGACTTCGGGAACCGTCCCCGTTTCAGGGTAGTACCCTCGAGGCGATTATGGTGCTTCGACTCGTTCGAGGCGTTCCCGACGAGCCCCTCGGCTGTGGATCATACCAGCTACGAGGTCACCTATACCGGTACCTGGGCGCCCGGCGCCGGGTCTCCTCCGCCAGGCACCGCAGCGGCGGTGCACGAGATGCTCACCGGCATGCTCGGTTCCGAGAGAGCGAGAGTGATCACCGGCTTCTACGAGCAGACCTTACCGAAGTCACTGCCGCGCGATCCCATCGCTCTCGTACACCTCGACTGCGATCTGTACGCCTCGAGTCGGTATGCACTGGAGACGGTTCTGACCACCTGCGACGTGGCCGAGGGATGCGTCCTGTTGTGCGACGACTACAACTGCAACCGCGCCGACGAGAATTTCGGCCAACGACGAGCGATCCGCGAAGTCATCGATGACGGCGGGCAGTTCACCCGGACCGACTTCTTCTCCTACGGGTGGAACGCCCGCGCGTTCATCCTGCACCGGCGTAAGGCCGGGGCGCTGTGA
- a CDS encoding AEC family transporter — protein MLTVLPSFVPIWALAAVGFLARRTGVLDARAGQALTAFVFTFAAPSLVFSTLATSSPRGVFQPAVAGFVVTSVITLLAGGLVSWLWWQRRGGEQVLTGMAGGYVNAGNLGIPVAVQVLGNTEFIIAVILLQTVLLTPLCLLLVEYSSGRAGRGLLPMLRAPFRNPIVVGSLAGLVVLLSGVQLPEVVLRPVEMLGRAAVPAGLFVLGMALYRGVGSGNEPSRPGEIVTVTVMKLLVQPAIAVAVGTVLGVSGPALLALVLCSGLPTAQNVFVYSHHFRLVSSFVRDTVFVTTLLSMGTLACITWLFGP, from the coding sequence ATGCTGACCGTGCTGCCGAGTTTCGTCCCGATCTGGGCACTGGCGGCAGTCGGGTTCCTCGCGCGCAGGACCGGTGTGCTGGACGCCAGGGCGGGCCAGGCGCTGACAGCGTTCGTGTTCACCTTCGCCGCCCCGTCGCTGGTGTTCTCCACCTTGGCGACCAGTAGCCCACGCGGAGTGTTCCAGCCCGCGGTCGCCGGCTTCGTGGTGACCAGCGTGATCACGCTTCTCGCCGGTGGGCTGGTGTCGTGGCTGTGGTGGCAGCGTCGCGGCGGGGAACAGGTCCTCACCGGCATGGCCGGAGGCTACGTCAACGCCGGCAATCTGGGGATCCCGGTCGCCGTGCAGGTGCTGGGAAACACCGAGTTCATCATCGCGGTGATTCTGCTGCAGACGGTGCTGCTCACGCCGCTGTGCCTGCTACTGGTGGAGTACTCGTCCGGCCGGGCGGGGCGTGGTTTGCTCCCGATGCTGAGGGCTCCGTTCCGCAACCCGATCGTCGTGGGTTCGCTGGCCGGACTGGTGGTGCTGCTCTCGGGGGTGCAGCTGCCGGAGGTGGTGTTGCGGCCGGTCGAGATGCTGGGCAGAGCCGCGGTACCCGCCGGGCTGTTCGTGCTCGGTATGGCGCTCTACCGGGGAGTGGGCAGCGGGAACGAGCCCTCCCGTCCTGGAGAGATCGTTACCGTCACCGTGATGAAGCTGCTCGTGCAGCCCGCCATCGCCGTTGCCGTCGGCACGGTGCTCGGGGTGAGCGGGCCGGCGTTGTTGGCGCTCGTGCTGTGCTCCGGGCTGCCGACCGCGCAGAACGTGTTCGTCTACTCTCACCATTTCCGCCTGGTGTCGTCGTTCGTGCGCGACACGGTGTTCGTCACGACCCTGCTCTCGATGGGCACCCTGGCCTGCATCACGTGGCTGTTCGGCCCGTAG
- a CDS encoding SDR family oxidoreductase — protein MAVVTGANRGVGQAIATILADSGYTVVAMSRQPCPDSRVRHVECHLDDHDSVEKACSALLEEFDRIDAVVANSAVRSLGQVADLPPQDWREAVEVNLCSTFTLIQRTLPLLRCCAGRIAVIGSHAATYFFEGGAAYCTTKAALKALVEVLLLEERPRGVRTTLLNPGGIANLPEDNSTTKLTTQSVAEAVLWVLQSPPDLVVGELEIRPSRLPNMPVTGFDRLKAV, from the coding sequence GTGGCAGTCGTGACCGGCGCGAACCGCGGCGTGGGACAGGCCATCGCAACCATACTCGCCGACTCCGGTTACACCGTGGTGGCCATGAGCCGGCAGCCATGCCCGGACTCACGGGTACGACACGTTGAGTGCCACCTGGACGATCACGATAGCGTCGAGAAGGCCTGCTCCGCACTGCTAGAGGAGTTCGACCGCATCGATGCCGTCGTTGCCAACTCTGCGGTCCGCAGCCTCGGACAGGTGGCCGACCTGCCACCGCAGGACTGGCGTGAAGCGGTGGAAGTCAACCTGTGTTCAACGTTCACCCTGATCCAGCGGACCCTACCTCTGCTGCGCTGCTGTGCGGGCAGGATCGCCGTCATCGGCAGTCATGCCGCCACGTACTTCTTCGAAGGCGGCGCGGCCTACTGTACGACCAAGGCTGCACTCAAGGCGTTAGTCGAGGTGCTGCTTTTGGAAGAACGGCCCCGAGGTGTGCGGACCACGCTGCTCAACCCCGGGGGCATCGCCAACCTCCCCGAGGATAACTCGACAACCAAGCTGACCACCCAGTCTGTGGCCGAGGCGGTGCTATGGGTACTGCAAAGCCCGCCGGATCTCGTGGTCGGTGAACTCGAGATTCGTCCGTCCCGGCTGCCGAACATGCCCGTGACCGGCTTCGACCGGCTCAAAGCCGTATGA
- a CDS encoding Cof-type HAD-IIB family hydrolase — translation MRLRCAVPDEIPGIDLIGIDLDGTSLNSQRQMTATTQAAIDLTTQIGVDVVIITGRPVRECRDLARQYNLDIELVASNGAATWDAHTGTVLRRDGFTPAWAHQLVSKLRRCSSGLRLGVVDDDVCALDVDFPEDLARSWHMEPTGCVEQAVARHRTSDPVQKIVAWHPDGRDYAITIISQAGVSAELSYSGSEFVELTAPGVHKGSALQTAAAGRGYSLGRCAAIGDMPNDIPMLQAAGVPLAMGNAHPTVFAHATYVLPSQDSHGVAAALHAIIRGAKRPQHNGQ, via the coding sequence ATGAGACTGCGATGCGCAGTTCCCGACGAGATCCCGGGAATAGACCTCATCGGGATCGATCTCGACGGGACCTCACTCAACAGCCAGCGCCAAATGACCGCAACAACGCAGGCGGCGATCGATCTGACCACCCAGATCGGTGTCGACGTCGTCATCATCACCGGCCGGCCTGTTCGGGAATGCCGCGATCTTGCCCGCCAATACAACCTCGATATCGAACTCGTCGCCTCCAATGGCGCCGCAACCTGGGATGCCCACACCGGCACCGTGCTCCGTCGCGACGGCTTTACGCCTGCCTGGGCGCACCAACTCGTGTCGAAACTGCGCCGCTGCAGCAGCGGCCTGCGCCTCGGTGTTGTCGACGACGACGTGTGTGCCCTTGACGTGGACTTTCCCGAGGATCTGGCCCGGTCCTGGCACATGGAACCCACAGGCTGTGTCGAGCAGGCAGTAGCCCGCCACAGGACATCCGATCCTGTGCAGAAAATCGTGGCCTGGCACCCCGACGGCCGCGATTACGCGATCACTATTATCAGTCAAGCCGGAGTGTCGGCTGAGCTATCCTATTCCGGATCGGAATTCGTCGAACTCACCGCCCCCGGAGTGCACAAGGGCTCAGCTTTGCAAACCGCAGCCGCCGGCCGCGGATACAGTCTCGGCCGGTGCGCCGCGATCGGAGACATGCCCAACGACATCCCCATGCTGCAGGCCGCAGGCGTACCCCTAGCTATGGGCAATGCCCACCCCACGGTCTTTGCTCACGCCACGTACGTGCTGCCCTCCCAGGACAGCCACGGTGTCGCGGCCGCCCTGCACGCCATCATTCGGGGAGCCAAACGCCCACAGCACAACGGCCAATGA
- a CDS encoding MFS transporter encodes MAYSLDAATQELIFVAGPLVVLIATTVADPAAGLVTAGILGLTGSLWFATAAPARRWRGTATVTHWVGPLRSAPLARLLIALLFVGATIGAFTVAITAYAEQLGTPSVASWLIAANALGALAGGLAYTTASAAANHHRRLQLLLCALALGYAPLMIQTSTPGTMLLAILSGLALPPVLACSFTLIAQLAPEGTITEAHAWMITAFGAGNATGSALAGLAADTASSRLALATSVIMALLALLATAPPLVRAIPRRASQQ; translated from the coding sequence GTGGCCTACTCCCTCGACGCCGCCACGCAAGAACTGATCTTCGTCGCCGGCCCGCTCGTGGTTCTGATCGCCACTACTGTGGCAGACCCCGCCGCCGGACTCGTGACCGCAGGCATTCTGGGACTGACCGGCAGCCTATGGTTTGCCACCGCCGCCCCCGCACGTCGGTGGCGCGGTACTGCCACGGTCACCCACTGGGTCGGCCCGCTGCGCTCGGCGCCGCTCGCGCGGCTTTTGATCGCCCTGCTGTTCGTCGGCGCAACCATCGGCGCCTTCACCGTCGCGATCACCGCCTACGCCGAGCAACTCGGCACTCCCAGCGTCGCTAGCTGGCTGATTGCCGCCAACGCACTCGGCGCCCTGGCAGGCGGCCTCGCCTACACCACCGCCTCGGCCGCCGCCAACCATCACCGCCGGCTCCAGCTCTTGCTATGCGCGCTGGCGCTGGGCTATGCCCCGCTGATGATCCAAACCAGTACCCCAGGCACCATGCTGCTGGCCATCCTCAGCGGCCTCGCGCTGCCCCCTGTCCTGGCCTGTTCGTTCACCCTCATCGCTCAGCTGGCCCCGGAAGGCACCATCACCGAAGCCCACGCCTGGATGATCACGGCGTTCGGTGCCGGAAACGCCACCGGATCCGCCCTAGCTGGTCTCGCCGCCGATACTGCTTCCAGCCGCCTCGCACTGGCCACCAGCGTCATCATGGCACTGCTCGCACTCCTGGCAACAGCACCGCCGCTCGTGCGCGCCATTCCCCGCAGGGCCTCGCAACAGTAG
- a CDS encoding helix-turn-helix domain-containing protein yields the protein MVRVPLTRHERDRGLRLGALLRDARGTRSIVDVAAHSGISAETLRKIETGRIPTPALFTVAALAHTLDQSLDALVEAAGA from the coding sequence ATGGTGCGCGTCCCCCTGACTCGACACGAACGCGACCGCGGCCTGCGCCTCGGCGCCCTGCTCCGCGACGCCCGCGGCACCCGCAGCATCGTCGACGTCGCCGCCCATTCCGGCATCAGCGCCGAGACACTCCGCAAGATCGAGACCGGACGGATCCCCACCCCCGCCCTGTTCACGGTCGCCGCCCTCGCCCACACCCTCGACCAATCCCTCGACGCCCTCGTCGAAGCCGCTGGTGCGTGA
- a CDS encoding phosphoribosylaminoimidazolesuccinocarboxamide synthase produces the protein MNQTSDHGTDTVERLSPETLSQLVQQSPDVEGRSKKLWMVGESRCVTELVPSLRSYTYERDELVDGTAELRLDFYETVADWIEAAGVRTAFVRRLDKLRYLAEYRPASPFEVIVKNVATGSTTKKYPGLFDEGHRFSRPVVKFDYRIDPEDQPIGEDYLAELGVPVVELKDIALRCNTVLTERLAPLDLWDFCLVIGQDAGGYSIISEISPDCMRLKGPDGHSWDKDLFRHGADGAQIRQAWQQLIERVS, from the coding sequence ATGAACCAGACCAGCGACCACGGAACCGACACCGTCGAGCGGCTGTCGCCGGAAACCCTGTCCCAGCTCGTCCAACAGTCTCCCGACGTCGAAGGGCGCAGTAAGAAGCTCTGGATGGTCGGAGAATCACGATGCGTCACCGAGCTTGTTCCGAGCCTGCGCAGCTACACCTACGAGCGTGACGAGCTCGTGGACGGCACCGCCGAGCTGCGCTTGGACTTCTACGAGACCGTAGCCGACTGGATCGAAGCTGCCGGGGTGCGCACGGCCTTCGTACGACGCCTGGACAAGCTGCGTTACCTGGCCGAATACCGACCGGCATCCCCGTTCGAGGTCATCGTCAAGAACGTGGCCACCGGATCCACGACGAAGAAGTACCCTGGCCTCTTCGACGAAGGCCACCGGTTTTCGCGCCCGGTGGTGAAGTTCGACTATCGGATCGATCCCGAAGACCAACCGATCGGCGAGGACTACCTCGCCGAACTCGGTGTGCCGGTCGTCGAGCTGAAAGACATCGCCCTACGCTGCAACACAGTGCTCACCGAACGGCTGGCTCCGCTGGACCTCTGGGACTTCTGTCTGGTCATCGGCCAGGACGCGGGCGGCTACTCGATCATCTCCGAGATCTCGCCCGACTGCATGCGCCTGAAAGGCCCCGACGGGCACTCGTGGGACAAGGACCTGTTCCGACACGGCGCGGACGGCGCCCAGATCCGGCAGGCTTGGCAACAGCTGATCGAGCGTGTCTCATGA
- a CDS encoding GNAT family N-acetyltransferase translates to MHVRSARSDDLRLLPAVEAAADTVFVPWGITDLPPPAGPDELATARKVLVAGDPPAGFLRLEEIDGRAHVEQLSVHPDHMRRGLGGALLQAALGWAADSGFAETTLVTYADIPWNAPFYRKHGFVPLPQLSTGLIALRDKEITLGLDEHGTRVVFYRTVTGRV, encoded by the coding sequence GTGCATGTTCGTTCCGCCCGCTCCGACGATCTCCGGCTGCTTCCCGCTGTCGAGGCCGCCGCCGACACCGTGTTCGTGCCGTGGGGCATCACCGATCTCCCCCCACCCGCCGGACCGGACGAACTCGCCACCGCACGGAAAGTCCTCGTCGCAGGCGACCCACCGGCGGGTTTCCTGCGGCTGGAGGAGATCGACGGCCGCGCCCACGTCGAACAGCTCTCGGTGCATCCCGACCACATGCGACGCGGCCTCGGCGGTGCCTTGCTGCAGGCGGCGCTCGGGTGGGCCGCCGACAGTGGATTCGCGGAAACGACTCTGGTGACTTACGCCGACATTCCGTGGAACGCGCCGTTCTACCGCAAGCACGGCTTTGTGCCGTTACCGCAGTTGAGCACGGGGCTGATCGCGTTACGTGACAAGGAGATCACCCTGGGGCTCGACGAGCACGGCACACGGGTGGTGTTTTACCGGACCGTGACCGGTAGGGTCTGA
- the map gene encoding type I methionyl aminopeptidase — protein MIELKSRGELAAMREAGRVVARALAATREYAAIGVRLDELDAVARSVISDAGAEPLFLGYRPSWAPSPFPGAICTSVNEVIVHGPPGPARLGDGDLLSIDCGASVDGWCADAAISVVVGRGGTIAGELVATTEQALWDGIDAAHPGVRIGDISHAIGIVGRSAGFGIPGRLGGHGVGRQWHESPFVPNDGAPGRGMPLRPGLVLAIEPMFVTGGRDAIDTGADGWSVLAADGECAAHVEHTVAITDDGPVVLTVD, from the coding sequence GTGATCGAACTCAAGTCCCGGGGTGAGCTGGCGGCGATGCGTGAGGCGGGACGGGTGGTCGCTCGGGCCCTGGCCGCGACCCGCGAATACGCCGCGATCGGTGTCCGTCTCGACGAGCTGGACGCCGTTGCGAGATCGGTCATCTCCGACGCCGGTGCCGAGCCGCTGTTCCTCGGTTACCGGCCTTCGTGGGCGCCGTCGCCGTTTCCCGGGGCGATCTGCACGTCGGTGAACGAGGTCATCGTGCACGGGCCGCCAGGGCCCGCACGGCTGGGCGACGGTGATCTGTTGAGCATCGACTGCGGCGCCTCGGTCGACGGGTGGTGCGCGGACGCGGCGATCAGCGTCGTCGTGGGGCGGGGCGGCACGATCGCCGGTGAGCTCGTCGCCACGACGGAGCAGGCGTTGTGGGACGGCATCGACGCCGCCCACCCGGGGGTCCGAATCGGCGACATCTCTCACGCGATCGGGATCGTCGGACGCAGCGCCGGGTTCGGCATTCCGGGCCGGTTGGGCGGCCACGGTGTCGGCAGACAGTGGCACGAGTCGCCGTTCGTTCCGAACGACGGTGCTCCTGGCCGGGGGATGCCGCTGCGTCCGGGGCTGGTCTTGGCGATCGAGCCGATGTTCGTGACCGGCGGCCGCGATGCGATCGACACCGGCGCGGACGGCTGGTCGGTGCTCGCCGCGGACGGGGAGTGTGCTGCTCATGTGGAGCACACGGTGGCGATCACCGATGACGGGCCTGTCGTGCTCACCGTGGACTGA